From a region of the Lactuca sativa cultivar Salinas chromosome 4, Lsat_Salinas_v11, whole genome shotgun sequence genome:
- the LOC111899731 gene encoding auxin-responsive protein SAUR21-like: protein MAIRVPRIIQAKKVLGRSFSNGSRSSSSSVDIIPKGHFAVYVGDQEKRRFVVPLSLLDQPSFQDLLRQSEEEFGYDHPMGGLTIPCREDVFIHVASGLICSL, encoded by the coding sequence ATGGCCATTCGTGTGCCTCGAATCATTCAGGCCAAAAAAGTTCTCGGTCGATCATTCTCCAATGGAAGCCGCTCGTCATCATCATCGGTAGACATCATCCCCAAAGGACATTTTGCAGTTTATGTTGGTGATCAAGAAAAAAGACGATTTGTTGTTCCTTTATCGTTATTAGACCAGCCTTCATTCCAAGATCTGCTACGTCAATCAGAGGAAGAATTTGGTTATGATCATCCAATGGGTGGCCTCACAATTCCATGTCGTGAGGATGTCTTCATTCATGTCGCTTCTGGCCTGATCTGCTCATTATGA
- the LOC128133856 gene encoding auxin-responsive protein SAUR21-like has protein sequence MAIRVPRIIQAKKVLGRSFSNGSRSSSSSVDIIPKGHLAVYVGDQEKRRFVVPLSLLDQPSFQDLLRQSEEEFGYDHPMGGLTIPCREDVFIHVASGLICSL, from the coding sequence ATGGCCATTCGTGTGCCTCGAATCATTCAGGCCAAAAAAGTTCTCGGTCGATCATTCTCCAATGGAAGccgctcatcatcatcatcggtaGACATCATCCCCAAAGGACATTTAGCAGTTTATGTTGGTGATCAAGAAAAAAGACGATTTGTTGTTCCTTTATCGTTATTAGACCAGCCTTCATTCCAAGATCTGCTACGTCAATCAGAGGAAGAATTTGGTTATGATCATCCAATGGGTGGCCTCACAATTCCATGTCGTGAGGATGTCTTCATTCATGTCGCTTCTGGCCTGATCTGCTCATTATGA
- the LOC111899768 gene encoding auxin-responsive protein SAUR23, producing the protein MAIRMPRIIQAKKVLGRSLSNGSRPSSSTYIIPKGHFVVYVGDQEKRRFVVPLSLLNQPSFQDLLHQSEEEFGYDHPMGGLTIPCREEVFVDVACRLCSL; encoded by the coding sequence ATGGCTATTCGTATGCCTCGGATCATTCAAGCAAAGAAAGTTCTTGGTCGATCGTTGTCCAATGGAAGCCGTCCATCGTCATCTACATACATCATCCCTAAAGGACATTTTGTAGTTTATGTTGGTGATCAAGAGAAAAGACGATTTGTTGTTCCTTTATCATTATTAAACCAACCTTCATTCCAAGACTTGCTACATCAATCAGAGGAAGAATTTGGATATGATCATCCAATGGGTGGCCTCACAATTCCATGCCGTGAGGAAGTATTTGTTGATGTTGCCTGCCGCCTTTGCTCGTTATGA
- the LOC111899740 gene encoding auxin-induced protein X15-like, with product MAIRMPRIIQAKKVLGRSLSNGSRPSSSTDIIPKGHFAVYVGDQEKRRFVVPLSLLNQPSFQDLLHQAEEEFGYDHPMGGLTIPCREEVFVDVACRLCSL from the coding sequence ATGGCTATTCGTATGCCTCGGATCATTCAAGCAAAGAAAGTTCTTGGTCGATCATTGTCCAATGGAAGCCGTCCATCATCATCTACAGACATCATCCCTAAAGGACATTTTGCAGTTTATGTTGGTGATCAAGAGAAAAGACGATTTGTTGTTCCTTTATCATTATTAAACCAGCCTTCATTCCAAGACTTGCTACATCAAGCAGAGGAAGAATTTGGATATGATCATCCAATGGGTGGCCTCACAATTCCATGTCGTGAGGAAGTGTTTGTTGATGTTGCCTGCCGCCTTTGCTCGTTATGA
- the LOC111899611 gene encoding uncharacterized protein LOC111899611: MTTPLVTPRPISITLDGSNYVIWARHMTSYLQSRKLWRVVIGAIPRPVQKEREDQDAFDIREENWLCKNGEIVTILCNTSTTEINQQFGLFVTGKEIWDFLKDRYTTTDMAHQYHLLSGLLSKRQQPGQTISAFLSEVQVIWDQLTLAGPTFKCQEDAMISTTHQKQHLMIFLMALQDRYEPVRASLLHRRNQVGSSYFIN, from the exons ATGACAACTCCTCTTGTCACACCTCGCCCAATCTCAATTACATTAGATGGATCTAATTATGTTATATGGGCTCGACATATGACAAGCTATCTTCAATCTCGCAAACTATGGAGGGTTGTTATAGGTGCTATACCTAGACCAGTTCAAAAAGAAAGGGAAGATCAAGATGCCTTTGACATTAGAGAAGAAAATTGGTTGTGTAAGAATGGAGAAATTGTCACCATTCTGTGTAATACTTCAACAACAGAAATCAATCAACAATTTGGGCTTTTTGTCACTGgtaaagaaatatgggattttcttaaaGATAGGTATACCACCACTGATATGGCTCATCAGTATCACCTTTTGTCTGGGCTTCTTAGCAAACGTCAACAACCAGGTCAAACCATCAGTGCATTTCTATCTGAAGTACAAGTTATATGGGATCAACTGACTCTTGCGGGACCCACTTTCAAATGTCAAGAGGATGCTATGATTTCAACTACCCATCAAAAACAACATCTCATGATCTTTCTTATGGCGCTACAAGATCGTTATGAACCTGTTCGAGCTTCTCTCCTACATAG AAGAAACCAGGTTGGGAGTTCCTACTTCATCAACTAG